One genomic window of Thermorudis peleae includes the following:
- a CDS encoding NuoI/complex I 23 kDa subunit family protein has translation MLDEVKGFVVTLRHFFKRPVTVQWPEKKRDFPQRFRGLPSLRSDPETGEALCVACGLCARICPTSCLEMHVVPSEEGDRELGEFILRAGRCMYCGLCAQVCPVDAITMSGEYEQAVMDREGLIYVKTELAAIGSQRPSWWDAA, from the coding sequence ATGCTTGATGAAGTGAAAGGGTTCGTCGTTACACTCCGGCACTTCTTCAAGCGGCCGGTCACGGTTCAGTGGCCAGAGAAGAAGCGTGATTTTCCCCAACGCTTCCGCGGTCTTCCGTCACTCCGCTCCGATCCTGAAACGGGCGAAGCGCTCTGCGTCGCTTGTGGACTTTGCGCACGTATCTGCCCCACGAGCTGCCTTGAGATGCACGTCGTTCCCTCAGAAGAGGGTGACCGGGAACTCGGCGAATTCATCTTGCGGGCTGGCCGCTGCATGTATTGCGGCCTCTGCGCCCAGGTTTGCCCGGTTGACGCTATTACGATGAGCGGTGAGTACGAGCAAGCTGTGATGGACCGCGAAGGATTGATTTACGTCAAAACCGAGCTGGCTGCTATCGGCTCGCAGCGCCCAAGCTGGTGGGACGCTGCTTGA
- a CDS encoding molybdopterin-dependent oxidoreductase, whose translation MALKTEQRLVTVTINGQQYTVPEGMTILEACRMVGIEVPNMCYQPLLRPWGSCRICTVEILGRRGGLVESCAAQVRDGMEIATNSPACEEARRFVLEMYLIDHALDCPTCDKSGECYLQDNTYFHNVRPSPYDRPKIARPYKHFSDVIDYKWERCIICARCTRVCDEVIGVTAIEILNRGLEAEVSPAWGIDLRDTTCTSCGMCIAVCPVGALTDRKFAHHPWELDTTETICGFCDVGCTLNVEHNRGLVRRVTHLWERGLNYGYTCVRGKWGYEHVQHPDRLEQAYRRQGDALVPVSLDEALDFAAEQLRHYQGNTFAALASQDATNEELYALQLFTRAVMGSNNIDRLATPAQRAVEQALLDSFGLPVNTNSVQELFTDTACALVVGPSIGEHAPVASYWLYWSRNTREAKTIVISHDHYPLCDRAEVWIRASRGSEAAILHAMARVIVEEGWAAPVLDNESFRAWQNAIRRIDVAAVAAQTGVSVELIRKAAELYATGGVGAAAQRPDGGYPPSAIFHTLAHEQNPADVYAATIALHNLALLTNNVGRPGAGVVAFRGPANAQGALDMGCHPALYPGYQPVADPTTRHAFAVAWLGRWNQQAPRLNGFAPLATLPEAPGYGLAELTQAIQRGEIRALWLVGSSHTFAKPLDASFLAALEQLEFLMVEDCFPSELTERAHLILPGAMFLEKDGTYTSADRFVQRLRIAVNPPGDAHSTLWYVQAIAQRLGYTIAVTHPGQLFQEIAHLAPIYRGISYPRLERGPLPWPLHDAVSAGDAVVFLGPNVPGGKWGIWLQQAAFGAASALRFDDGLARERLRFVVPAI comes from the coding sequence ATGGCGCTCAAGACCGAGCAGCGGCTTGTCACTGTAACGATTAACGGGCAGCAGTATACCGTTCCCGAGGGGATGACCATTCTCGAAGCCTGCCGGATGGTTGGCATTGAAGTCCCCAACATGTGCTACCAACCTTTGCTTCGTCCATGGGGATCATGCCGGATCTGCACTGTCGAGATCCTGGGGCGGCGTGGCGGACTTGTTGAATCGTGTGCTGCCCAAGTGCGCGACGGAATGGAAATTGCCACCAATTCCCCGGCATGCGAAGAAGCACGCCGCTTTGTCCTCGAAATGTATTTGATCGACCATGCACTTGACTGCCCAACCTGCGATAAATCGGGTGAATGTTATCTGCAAGACAACACCTACTTCCACAATGTCCGTCCAAGCCCGTACGATCGTCCAAAGATCGCTCGCCCATACAAGCACTTTAGTGATGTTATCGATTACAAGTGGGAACGTTGTATCATCTGCGCCCGCTGCACTCGTGTCTGCGATGAAGTCATTGGTGTTACGGCGATCGAAATCCTCAACCGCGGGCTTGAGGCAGAAGTCAGTCCAGCCTGGGGAATTGACCTACGTGACACGACGTGCACTTCATGCGGCATGTGCATCGCAGTGTGCCCAGTCGGCGCACTGACTGACCGCAAGTTTGCCCACCATCCATGGGAACTTGACACAACCGAGACCATCTGCGGCTTTTGCGATGTCGGCTGCACACTCAACGTTGAACATAACCGCGGCCTCGTCCGACGCGTGACCCATCTCTGGGAACGCGGCTTGAATTACGGCTACACCTGCGTGCGCGGAAAGTGGGGCTACGAACACGTCCAGCATCCGGATCGGTTAGAGCAAGCATATCGCCGCCAAGGCGATGCCCTTGTGCCGGTATCCCTTGACGAGGCACTCGATTTCGCCGCCGAGCAACTTCGCCACTACCAAGGCAACACGTTTGCCGCATTAGCCAGTCAAGATGCAACCAATGAAGAACTCTATGCCCTCCAGCTTTTCACCCGGGCTGTCATGGGTTCAAACAACATCGACCGCTTGGCAACACCGGCACAGCGCGCCGTTGAACAGGCCTTGCTCGACTCCTTCGGCCTGCCAGTGAACACAAACTCTGTGCAAGAACTCTTTACCGATACCGCGTGCGCCTTGGTTGTTGGGCCGAGCATTGGCGAGCACGCGCCAGTCGCAAGCTATTGGCTCTACTGGAGCCGAAACACGCGCGAAGCCAAAACGATCGTCATCAGCCATGATCATTATCCGCTCTGTGACCGCGCAGAAGTCTGGATTCGCGCGTCACGCGGCAGCGAAGCGGCCATTTTGCATGCTATGGCGCGCGTTATCGTCGAAGAAGGCTGGGCTGCACCCGTACTTGACAACGAGAGCTTCCGCGCCTGGCAGAACGCGATTCGCCGGATTGACGTGGCAGCGGTTGCCGCGCAAACGGGCGTCTCGGTGGAATTGATTCGTAAGGCTGCTGAACTCTACGCAACTGGCGGCGTTGGCGCCGCAGCCCAACGCCCTGACGGAGGCTACCCGCCAAGTGCGATCTTCCACACGCTCGCTCACGAGCAGAATCCGGCAGATGTCTATGCGGCCACGATTGCACTGCACAACCTGGCTCTGCTGACCAATAACGTCGGTCGACCAGGCGCCGGAGTTGTAGCCTTCCGCGGCCCAGCGAATGCCCAGGGCGCGCTTGACATGGGATGCCACCCAGCTCTCTATCCTGGCTATCAACCAGTGGCAGATCCGACCACGCGACACGCGTTCGCGGTTGCCTGGCTTGGACGATGGAACCAGCAAGCACCACGGCTGAACGGCTTTGCGCCCCTGGCCACGCTACCAGAGGCACCAGGTTATGGTCTTGCGGAGTTAACACAGGCAATCCAGCGCGGTGAGATTCGGGCACTGTGGCTTGTGGGATCGAGCCATACCTTTGCGAAGCCACTTGACGCCAGCTTTCTCGCAGCGCTTGAACAACTCGAGTTCCTGATGGTCGAGGATTGTTTCCCCAGCGAACTAACCGAGCGCGCACATCTCATATTGCCCGGCGCGATGTTCCTGGAGAAGGACGGCACCTACACAAGCGCTGACCGCTTCGTCCAACGCCTGCGTATTGCGGTCAACCCACCAGGAGACGCGCATTCGACGCTGTGGTACGTCCAAGCAATTGCCCAGCGGCTTGGCTACACCATAGCTGTTACGCACCCGGGACAACTCTTCCAAGAAATTGCGCACCTTGCGCCGATCTATCGCGGGATTTCGTATCCCCGGCTTGAGCGTGGTCCACTGCCATGGCCGCTCCATGATGCGGTAAGCGCTGGAGATGCGGTTGTCTTCCTCGGCCCGAATGTTCCAGGCGGGAAGTGGGGAATTTGGCTTCAACAGGCAGCGTTTGGTGCAGCGAGTGCACTGCGCTTTGATGACGGGCTTGCACGCGAGCGGCTGCGCTTCGTTGTGCCAGCGATCTGA
- the gatB gene encoding Asp-tRNA(Asn)/Glu-tRNA(Gln) amidotransferase subunit GatB produces the protein MEFETIIGLEVHAQLLTRSKMFCGCSADYVGAEPNTHVCPVCLGLPGALPVINRQAVRYTIMTGLALNCQIPAYSKFDRKNYMYPDLMKGYQISQYDLPLCVNGYLEYEHDGVRKRVGIRRVHLEEDTAKLVHANDGGVGYSLVDVNRAGVPLIEIVTEPDLRSPEEARAFLMALRQVLRYLGVSTANMEEGAFRCDANISQRTRDGSIIGPKVEIKNMNSFRSVERALAYEVERQRAALQRGEQLIQETRGWLEDQGMTVSQRTKEYAEDYRYFPEPDLPPLFLTEAEVAEIRAAMPELPLARWERFQAEYGLSPQESALLTEEREVADFFEACLQGDRQRAKAVANWITGPLFALMRERGLSLSGLGIRPEQLRQLVTLVENGTINALTAKDVLEAVCATGKDPETIVAEQGLAQVSDVAQLRAVVQSVLEQNPKAVADYRRGKSAALGFLLGQVMKALGGRANPAVARELLEEALQAPVD, from the coding sequence TTGGAATTCGAGACAATTATTGGGCTAGAAGTCCACGCCCAACTGTTGACGCGCTCCAAGATGTTCTGCGGGTGCTCCGCTGACTATGTTGGGGCGGAGCCAAATACCCATGTTTGCCCGGTGTGCCTTGGTCTGCCTGGAGCCCTGCCCGTTATCAACCGGCAGGCCGTGCGGTATACCATCATGACCGGCTTAGCGCTCAATTGTCAGATTCCAGCCTATAGTAAATTTGACCGCAAAAATTATATGTACCCTGACCTTATGAAAGGATATCAGATCTCACAATACGATCTCCCGCTCTGCGTGAATGGCTATCTCGAATATGAACATGACGGCGTGCGCAAGCGGGTGGGCATTCGCCGCGTTCATCTCGAAGAAGACACCGCCAAGCTTGTCCATGCGAATGATGGAGGAGTAGGTTACAGCCTCGTTGATGTCAATCGTGCTGGCGTTCCGCTGATTGAGATCGTCACTGAACCTGACTTGCGCTCGCCGGAAGAAGCGCGCGCGTTCCTTATGGCGCTCCGACAAGTATTGCGCTACCTTGGCGTCTCAACTGCGAATATGGAGGAAGGGGCGTTCCGCTGTGATGCCAATATTTCACAGCGTACCCGAGATGGGAGCATCATTGGCCCCAAAGTTGAAATTAAGAATATGAACAGCTTCCGCTCCGTTGAACGAGCGCTCGCCTACGAAGTCGAGCGCCAACGAGCGGCATTACAACGCGGCGAACAGCTTATTCAGGAGACCCGCGGGTGGCTTGAAGACCAAGGGATGACTGTATCACAACGTACGAAAGAATACGCGGAGGATTATCGATATTTCCCCGAGCCAGATCTCCCTCCGCTCTTCCTTACTGAGGCTGAGGTTGCTGAAATCCGAGCGGCGATGCCAGAACTCCCGCTCGCACGCTGGGAACGGTTTCAGGCGGAGTATGGACTTTCCCCGCAAGAGTCGGCGTTGCTCACTGAAGAGCGGGAAGTCGCCGACTTCTTTGAGGCATGCCTCCAGGGTGACCGACAACGGGCGAAAGCAGTGGCGAATTGGATTACTGGCCCGCTCTTTGCGCTGATGCGAGAGCGTGGGCTTTCTCTCAGTGGCCTCGGCATCCGTCCGGAGCAATTGCGCCAGCTTGTAACGCTTGTCGAGAACGGGACGATCAACGCGTTGACAGCCAAAGATGTACTTGAAGCTGTCTGCGCGACCGGGAAAGATCCCGAGACGATTGTCGCCGAGCAAGGGCTGGCGCAGGTGAGCGACGTTGCTCAGCTCCGTGCAGTGGTGCAGTCGGTGCTTGAGCAGAACCCCAAAGCGGTGGCCGACTATCGCCGTGGCAAGAGTGCAGCACTGGGGTTCTTGCTTGGGCAGGTCATGAAAGCGCTTGGCGGGCGGGCGAACCCCGCAGTAGCAAGGGAACTGCTCGAAGAAGCATTGCAAGCGCCGGTGGACTAA